In a genomic window of Streptomyces sp. NBC_01142:
- the xylA gene encoding xylose isomerase — MTERFTPTPEDRFTFGLWTVGWQGRDPFGDATRPPLDPVETVQRLAALGAYGVSFHDDDLIPFGASRTARESHIKRFRQALDATGLVVPMATTNLFTHPVFKDGGFTANDRGVRRYALRKTLRNIDLAAELGARIYVAWGGREGAESGAAKDVRTALDRLKEAFDLLGEYVTTQGYDLRFAIEPKPNEPRGDILLPTVGHALAFIERLERPELYGVNPEVGHEQMAGLNFTHSIAQALWAGKLFHIDLNGQNGIKYDQDLRFGAGDLRSAFWLVDLLETAGYEGPRHFDFKPPRTEDSDGVWASAAGCMRNYLILSERAAAFRADPRVREALRAARLDELCLPTAADGLSGLLDDRASFEEFDVDAAGERGMAFEQLDQLAMDHLLGVR; from the coding sequence ATGACGGAACGCTTCACCCCCACCCCCGAGGACAGGTTCACCTTCGGTCTCTGGACGGTCGGCTGGCAGGGCAGGGATCCGTTCGGAGACGCGACCCGGCCGCCCCTGGACCCCGTCGAGACCGTGCAGCGGCTCGCCGCGCTCGGGGCGTACGGCGTCAGCTTCCACGACGACGACCTGATCCCCTTCGGCGCCTCCCGGACCGCGCGCGAGTCGCACATCAAGCGCTTCCGGCAGGCGCTGGACGCCACCGGGCTGGTCGTGCCGATGGCCACCACCAATCTCTTCACCCACCCTGTTTTCAAGGACGGCGGCTTCACCGCCAACGACCGGGGGGTACGCCGGTACGCGCTGCGCAAGACGCTGCGCAACATCGACCTCGCCGCCGAGCTCGGGGCCCGGATCTATGTCGCCTGGGGTGGCCGCGAAGGCGCGGAGTCGGGCGCGGCCAAGGACGTACGCACGGCCCTGGACCGGCTGAAGGAAGCCTTCGACCTGCTGGGGGAGTACGTCACCACGCAGGGCTACGACCTCCGGTTCGCCATCGAACCCAAGCCCAACGAGCCGCGCGGCGACATCCTGCTGCCCACCGTCGGCCACGCGCTGGCCTTCATCGAGCGCCTGGAGCGGCCCGAGCTGTACGGCGTCAATCCCGAGGTCGGCCATGAGCAGATGGCCGGGCTGAACTTCACCCACTCCATCGCCCAGGCGCTGTGGGCGGGCAAGCTCTTCCACATCGACCTCAACGGGCAGAACGGGATCAAGTACGACCAGGACCTGCGCTTCGGCGCGGGCGATCTGCGCTCCGCCTTCTGGCTGGTCGATCTGCTGGAGACGGCCGGCTACGAGGGTCCGCGGCACTTCGACTTCAAGCCCCCCAGGACCGAGGACTCCGACGGGGTGTGGGCCTCCGCCGCGGGCTGTATGCGCAACTATCTGATTCTCAGCGAGCGTGCTGCCGCTTTCCGCGCGGATCCGCGGGTACGGGAGGCGCTGCGGGCCGCGCGGCTCGACGAGCTGTGCCTGCCCACTGCCGCGGACGGGCTGTCCGGACTGCTCGACGACCGTGCCTCGTTCGAGGAGTTCGACGTGGACGCCGCCGGGGAGCGCGGGATGGCCTTCGAGCAGTTGGACCAGCTCGCGATGGATCACCTGCTCGGTGTGCGCTGA
- a CDS encoding ROK family protein, producing the protein MNGNHRDSHRDRRRGNHTGSRTAGHTGGHTPLEPKADRETVRRHNLSLVLRAVRDEGEATRAGVAARVGLTRAAVSSLVEQLLESGFLSESGKTFSGQAGRPGTVLKVARTGAAGVGIEINVDYVSVCVVDLAGTDRVRLVEHLDNRGAPPAQVLDRAAGITARALTSAAEQELRPVGAELALPGLISAGTVRQAPNLGWTRVAAEGPFAGALAALRPGVPALPVRAENEANLAALAELWFGGLGEMRSFLFLTGEIGVGGALVLNGELLRGAHGFAGEIGHVVVSAEGPECRCGSRGCLEQYAGQSALLRAAGIDEGAGASGVAELERRARAGEERALAALGQAGLMLGRVLSGAVNLFDPDAVVLGGIYRPLLPWLSPPAGGELAGRVVSGLWPEGSGRLRASSPAADAARGAAALVVQDVLADPVAYADH; encoded by the coding sequence ATGAACGGCAACCACAGAGACAGTCACAGAGACCGTCGCCGGGGCAATCACACGGGCAGTCGTACCGCCGGCCACACCGGCGGCCACACACCGCTGGAGCCCAAGGCGGACCGGGAGACCGTGCGACGGCACAACCTCAGCCTGGTGCTGCGGGCGGTCCGCGACGAGGGCGAGGCGACCCGGGCCGGGGTCGCCGCGCGGGTGGGACTGACCCGCGCGGCGGTCTCCTCGCTGGTGGAGCAGTTGCTGGAGAGCGGGTTCCTGTCCGAGTCCGGGAAGACGTTCAGCGGTCAGGCGGGCCGGCCCGGCACCGTGCTGAAAGTGGCCCGTACCGGCGCCGCGGGCGTCGGTATCGAGATCAACGTCGACTATGTGTCGGTATGCGTGGTGGATCTGGCGGGCACGGACCGGGTGCGGCTCGTCGAGCATCTCGACAACCGCGGCGCGCCGCCCGCGCAGGTACTCGACCGCGCCGCCGGCATCACCGCCCGCGCGCTGACGTCGGCCGCCGAACAGGAACTGCGTCCCGTGGGCGCCGAGTTGGCGCTGCCGGGGCTGATCTCGGCGGGCACGGTCCGCCAGGCACCCAATCTGGGCTGGACACGGGTCGCGGCCGAGGGCCCGTTCGCCGGGGCACTCGCCGCGCTGCGTCCCGGCGTGCCCGCCCTGCCGGTGCGTGCGGAGAACGAAGCCAATCTGGCGGCGCTGGCCGAACTGTGGTTCGGCGGTCTGGGCGAGATGCGCAGCTTCCTGTTTCTGACCGGCGAGATCGGGGTCGGCGGTGCGCTGGTCCTGAACGGCGAACTGCTCCGCGGGGCGCACGGTTTCGCCGGTGAGATCGGGCATGTGGTGGTGTCCGCGGAGGGGCCCGAGTGCCGCTGCGGTTCGCGGGGCTGCCTGGAGCAGTACGCGGGCCAGTCGGCGCTCCTGCGGGCCGCGGGGATCGATGAGGGGGCCGGCGCCTCGGGCGTGGCGGAGCTGGAGCGGCGGGCCCGGGCGGGCGAGGAGCGCGCGCTCGCGGCGCTCGGGCAGGCCGGGCTGATGCTGGGGCGGGTGCTTTCCGGGGCGGTGAACCTCTTCGACCCGGACGCGGTGGTGCTCGGTGGGATCTACCGGCCGCTGCTGCCCTGGCTTTCGCCGCCGGCCGGCGGCGAGCTGGCAGGACGGGTGGTGTCGGGGCTGTGGCCCGAGGGAAGCGGGCGGCTGCGCGCCTCGTCCCCGGCGGCGGACGCGGCGCGCGGCGCGGCGGCCCTGGTGGTACAGGACGTGCTGGCGGACCCGGTGGCCTACGCGGACCACTGA
- a CDS encoding toxin-antitoxin system, toxin component, whose product MRRLCGELVAGIDLSAPVEPADLYAALCQGMSRRRGRPVRYRMASFPPGTASGLWLDMADQDLIVIEERTAPDHQLVILGHELWHMEAGHCTHHVEGAAVAARLLTDEADLQATVLKVAARTRFDQAEENQAESFGLLLSSKCRSWLAGSAGRGRVRRDGLAGRIEASLGYRGPQG is encoded by the coding sequence ATGCGTCGGCTGTGCGGCGAGCTGGTCGCCGGAATCGATCTGTCCGCCCCGGTGGAGCCCGCCGATCTCTATGCCGCGCTGTGCCAGGGAATGAGCAGGCGCCGCGGCCGGCCCGTCCGGTACCGCATGGCCTCGTTCCCCCCGGGGACGGCCAGCGGACTCTGGCTCGACATGGCCGACCAGGACCTGATCGTCATCGAGGAGCGCACCGCTCCCGACCACCAGCTGGTCATTCTCGGCCATGAACTGTGGCACATGGAGGCCGGACACTGCACCCATCACGTCGAGGGCGCGGCCGTCGCCGCCCGGCTGCTGACGGACGAGGCCGATCTCCAGGCGACGGTGCTCAAGGTCGCGGCCCGGACCCGTTTCGACCAGGCCGAGGAGAACCAGGCGGAGAGCTTCGGCCTGCTGCTCAGCAGCAAGTGCCGCTCCTGGCTGGCCGGTTCGGCCGGCCGCGGCCGCGTACGGCGTGACGGACTCGCGGGCCGGATCGAGGCGTCGTTGGGATACCGCGGGCCACAGGGCTGA
- a CDS encoding helix-turn-helix transcriptional regulator yields the protein MTDGFSVPGPTAAGPLAASIARLAELAGKLGVPHGEVFDIHQLSEASGVPADVVRALLDGRPAGEPDLQARFLQRFDLLRRTRLKPNGRRYTQQEIADGAGMSRQQAGALINGDRRPTMEHCDAIQRFFKVHAGFLTAGDADALGGALQRTEQALLHDYAGGDSDPLERLLQDHGVRGIAWRAAQLPTDKHRDKVAEWLDMLLESVKPTDP from the coding sequence GTGACAGACGGCTTCTCGGTTCCGGGCCCGACAGCCGCAGGCCCTCTGGCGGCGTCCATCGCCCGCCTGGCCGAACTCGCGGGCAAGCTCGGGGTACCTCATGGCGAGGTCTTCGACATTCATCAGCTCTCCGAGGCCTCGGGTGTTCCCGCCGACGTGGTCCGCGCCCTGCTCGACGGCAGGCCGGCCGGGGAACCCGACCTCCAGGCGCGCTTTCTGCAGCGCTTCGACCTGCTGCGCAGGACACGGCTGAAGCCCAACGGCCGCCGCTACACACAGCAGGAGATCGCCGATGGTGCGGGCATGTCACGGCAGCAGGCGGGAGCGCTCATCAACGGCGACCGCCGGCCGACCATGGAGCACTGCGACGCCATACAGAGGTTCTTCAAGGTCCATGCCGGATTCCTCACCGCCGGGGACGCCGATGCGCTCGGCGGCGCACTGCAGCGCACCGAGCAGGCACTGCTGCACGACTACGCCGGCGGTGACAGCGACCCGCTGGAGCGGCTGCTGCAGGATCACGGGGTACGGGGCATCGCCTGGCGCGCCGCTCAACTGCCCACCGACAAACACCGGGACAAGGTCGCCGAATGGCTCGACATGCTCCTGGAGAGCGTCAAGCCGACAGATCCCTGA
- a CDS encoding helix-turn-helix domain-containing protein, whose amino-acid sequence MLRRRREELGLSPEDVAARLGISAHVYGTWERTPAQEWSDDRLIALVEALEMSSQQSGWLFRLAVDRDPPRAAWSTPLRPSGPVPPSGPPVRPPGPARPAGPSRPSGPAFPAAPPRPRVPAPSSAFTAACAPAPVRPSTPSLPAVPADPGGPAVPADSPDPETQAYLRDYATMMDAVPLPSLLFDRRWDVAHTNPAFDALFRGIGPHPTAMPGQNFLRFVLFHPDAGTVLGEHETSWCLPLMAQLESALEGDDGDEVLQAIRQDIALDPIMDAAYRCGLPHWMRAMGAAALHHDGAVRPLRHPDPRWGRTDCRIVDETPQTLQDKGFTRMTLVLRETRSAAVPGVQGVTAVPGRRRGKHLRAVSGV is encoded by the coding sequence GTGCTCAGACGTCGCCGTGAGGAACTGGGCCTGAGCCCGGAGGACGTGGCCGCGCGGCTCGGAATCAGCGCGCACGTGTACGGAACCTGGGAGCGCACACCGGCCCAGGAATGGTCCGACGACAGGCTCATCGCCCTTGTCGAGGCGCTCGAGATGAGCTCCCAGCAGAGCGGATGGCTGTTCCGTCTCGCCGTCGACCGGGACCCGCCGAGGGCAGCATGGAGCACACCGTTGCGTCCGTCGGGGCCGGTGCCTCCCTCCGGGCCGCCGGTACGTCCGCCGGGGCCCGCGCGCCCGGCGGGGCCCAGCCGCCCGTCCGGGCCCGCGTTTCCGGCCGCCCCCCCGCGCCCGCGGGTGCCTGCCCCTTCGTCGGCCTTCACTGCTGCCTGTGCTCCCGCTCCCGTGCGCCCGTCGACGCCCTCGCTGCCGGCGGTCCCCGCCGATCCCGGAGGTCCTGCCGTCCCCGCTGATTCCCCGGATCCGGAGACGCAGGCCTATCTGCGTGACTACGCCACGATGATGGACGCCGTGCCCCTGCCCTCCCTGCTCTTCGACCGGCGGTGGGACGTCGCGCACACCAACCCCGCCTTCGACGCGCTGTTCCGCGGCATCGGACCGCACCCTACGGCCATGCCGGGCCAGAACTTCCTCAGGTTCGTCCTGTTCCACCCGGACGCGGGCACGGTACTCGGTGAGCACGAGACAAGCTGGTGTCTGCCCCTGATGGCACAGTTGGAGTCCGCCCTGGAGGGCGACGACGGGGACGAGGTACTTCAGGCCATTCGCCAGGACATCGCCCTGGACCCGATCATGGACGCCGCCTACCGGTGCGGACTGCCGCACTGGATGCGCGCCATGGGGGCAGCGGCCCTCCATCACGACGGTGCCGTACGGCCGTTGCGGCACCCCGACCCCCGGTGGGGGCGTACCGACTGCCGGATCGTCGACGAGACGCCGCAGACGCTTCAGGACAAGGGGTTCACACGGATGACGCTCGTGCTCCGCGAAACCCGCTCCGCCGCCGTACCGGGAGTGCAGGGTGTCACCGCGGTACCGGGGCGGCGGCGCGGCAAGCATCTGCGGGCGGTCTCCGGAGTCTGA
- a CDS encoding glycoside hydrolase family 15 protein yields the protein MAALIEDYALIGDMQTAALIARDGSVDWFCLPRFDSPAVFAGLLGTEDHGFWRLAPAGLADSAGAATRRRYRGDSLVLESEWDTPEGTVRLIDFMPPRGAGRGRPDAAPTLVRMVEGVSGRVRMSSALRMRFSYGRIVPWVQREHGPGGRDRLVAVAGPDALWLDADVDTYGSDLTTHAAFSVGAGERVTLTLSWQPSHGDAPPRPHAAQLLTDTEQFWSRWTGRCSYSGPWREAVVRSLITLKALTYAPTGGIVAAPTTSLPEEIGGVRNWDYRYAWLRGAAMTLTALLRTGYHEEARRWREWLLRAVAGDAQNLQIMYGVAGERELPEAELPWLPGYEKSRPVRIGNGAANQLQLDVYGEVVDALWLGQTSGLSRDDSTHILQMKLMNHLESNWREPDEGIWEVRGPRRHFVHSKVMTWVAADRTVRRLSRLPLESPVQRWRALRDEIHRDVCAHGYDAGRNTFTQYYGSRELDASLLLIPQTGFLPPDDPRVVGTVEAVQRELCDDGLVRRYPVPEGGSDRVGADGLPGGEGVFLACSFWLAHDLALIGRRDEARQLFERLLALRTDLGLLAEEWDTRRGRLVGNFPQAFSHVPLIDTALRLSGRGPGAGS from the coding sequence GTGGCTGCGCTCATCGAGGACTATGCACTGATCGGGGACATGCAGACCGCGGCCCTGATAGCCAGGGACGGTTCGGTCGACTGGTTCTGTCTGCCGCGCTTCGACTCGCCCGCCGTCTTCGCCGGGCTGCTCGGCACGGAGGACCACGGATTCTGGCGGCTGGCTCCCGCGGGGCTCGCCGACAGCGCGGGTGCCGCCACCCGCCGTCGCTACCGCGGCGATTCCCTCGTGCTGGAATCGGAGTGGGACACTCCGGAGGGAACGGTCCGGCTGATCGACTTCATGCCGCCCAGGGGCGCAGGACGCGGTAGGCCGGATGCCGCACCGACTCTCGTACGAATGGTGGAGGGCGTCTCAGGGCGCGTCCGGATGAGCTCGGCCCTGCGGATGCGCTTCAGCTACGGCCGGATCGTCCCCTGGGTGCAGCGCGAGCACGGCCCCGGCGGCCGCGACCGGCTGGTCGCCGTGGCCGGCCCCGACGCGCTCTGGCTGGACGCCGACGTCGACACCTACGGGAGTGATCTGACCACCCACGCGGCGTTCAGCGTCGGCGCCGGCGAGCGGGTCACCCTGACGCTGAGCTGGCAGCCCTCCCACGGCGACGCCCCGCCCCGGCCCCACGCTGCCCAACTCCTCACGGACACCGAACAGTTCTGGTCCCGGTGGACCGGCCGGTGCAGCTACTCGGGTCCCTGGCGGGAGGCCGTGGTCCGCTCCCTGATCACCCTCAAGGCCCTCACCTACGCCCCGACCGGCGGCATCGTCGCCGCGCCCACCACCTCGCTGCCCGAGGAGATCGGCGGCGTACGCAACTGGGACTACCGCTACGCATGGCTGCGTGGCGCCGCCATGACGCTGACCGCGCTGCTGCGCACCGGCTACCACGAGGAGGCCCGCCGCTGGCGCGAGTGGCTGCTGCGCGCCGTGGCCGGGGACGCCCAGAACCTGCAGATCATGTACGGGGTCGCGGGCGAGCGCGAGCTGCCGGAGGCCGAACTGCCGTGGCTGCCCGGCTATGAGAAGTCAAGGCCGGTTCGCATCGGCAACGGCGCCGCCAACCAGCTTCAGCTCGATGTCTACGGAGAGGTCGTGGACGCCCTCTGGCTGGGCCAGACCTCAGGGCTTTCGCGCGACGACAGCACGCACATCCTGCAGATGAAACTCATGAACCACCTCGAGTCCAACTGGCGCGAGCCGGACGAGGGAATCTGGGAAGTACGCGGCCCACGCCGCCATTTCGTCCACTCCAAGGTGATGACCTGGGTCGCCGCGGACCGCACCGTACGCAGACTGAGCAGGCTGCCGCTGGAGAGCCCGGTACAGCGCTGGCGGGCCCTGCGCGACGAGATACACCGCGACGTCTGCGCCCACGGTTACGACGCCGGGCGCAACACCTTCACGCAGTACTACGGCTCGCGCGAGCTGGATGCTTCGCTTCTGCTCATCCCGCAGACGGGTTTCCTGCCGCCGGACGACCCCCGGGTGGTGGGCACCGTCGAAGCCGTCCAGCGGGAGCTGTGCGACGACGGCTTGGTACGCCGCTATCCGGTACCCGAGGGCGGCTCGGACAGGGTCGGTGCGGACGGACTGCCCGGCGGCGAAGGCGTCTTCCTGGCCTGCTCGTTCTGGCTCGCGCACGATCTGGCCCTGATCGGCCGGCGGGACGAGGCACGGCAGCTGTTCGAGCGGCTGCTGGCGCTGCGTACCGATCTCGGCCTGCTCGCCGAGGAGTGGGACACCCGGCGCGGCCGGCTGGTGGGGAACTTTCCGCAGGCCTTCAGTCATGTGCCGCTGATCGACACGGCCCTGCGGCTGTCCGGGCGCGGCCCCGGGGCCGGCTCCTAG
- a CDS encoding fatty acyl-AMP ligase, producing the protein MAAHRNFTELVLDRASERAEREAYFCVGTNPQGELESDVLGYGELGERAKRLASWLQDHGSHGHRVLILQSGVREFMTSFLGCLYAGAVAVPAPAPVGSRQNVERVANIVRDASVSYILTDAAMASTVSQLLANIGHPEVACLATDRAEAGDAGAWQEPGLFPDDVAFLQYTSGSVSEPKGVMVTHRNLLANQRAIQQAMRTTGDSRVGGWLPFHHDMGLVGHLLHPLWLGGAGVLMSPMTFAKRPLRWLEMIDQYGITTGGGPNLAYDLCLRRIKDDEIEQLDLSRWETAVNGAEPVRAETMDAFAERFAPAGFRKEAFYPCYGLAESTLLVSGKEPGEMAASRVVDAADLEHHRLRPAPQGRPARTLVSSGRPQNCEVVIVDPASCRKLPSGVVGEVWIRGESVARGYWNRPLENAHAFNGATEDGDEGYLRTGDLGVMDGDELYITGRMKDIMIVAGRNLYPQDIERSVQRVSALFGSSAAFAVESDRDHVVVVQEVRTGSGFEAELASLSAAVRMCVSKEFEVAAENVLLVRPGTVRRTTSGKLQRTAMRRLFLDGRIQPLHEVLHPEVRRLVTVGAGHEVHDGAGG; encoded by the coding sequence ATGGCTGCACACCGGAACTTCACCGAACTCGTGTTGGACAGAGCATCGGAACGTGCGGAGCGGGAGGCTTACTTCTGCGTAGGCACGAATCCGCAGGGTGAGCTGGAATCCGATGTGCTCGGCTACGGCGAGCTCGGCGAACGGGCCAAACGACTGGCCTCCTGGCTGCAGGACCACGGATCGCACGGCCACCGGGTGCTCATCCTGCAGAGCGGGGTACGGGAGTTCATGACGAGCTTCCTGGGCTGTCTGTACGCCGGGGCGGTGGCCGTGCCCGCGCCGGCCCCCGTCGGCTCGCGGCAGAACGTCGAACGGGTCGCCAACATCGTCCGCGACGCCTCCGTCAGCTACATCCTGACCGACGCCGCGATGGCCTCGACCGTCTCCCAGCTGCTGGCCAACATCGGTCACCCCGAGGTCGCGTGCCTGGCCACCGACCGCGCGGAGGCCGGCGACGCGGGCGCCTGGCAGGAGCCGGGTCTGTTCCCCGACGACGTGGCCTTTCTCCAGTACACCTCGGGTTCGGTGAGCGAACCCAAGGGAGTCATGGTCACCCACCGCAATCTGCTCGCCAACCAGCGCGCCATCCAGCAGGCGATGCGTACGACCGGCGACTCGCGGGTGGGCGGCTGGCTGCCGTTCCACCACGACATGGGCCTGGTGGGCCATCTGCTGCACCCGCTCTGGCTCGGCGGCGCCGGAGTGCTGATGTCGCCGATGACCTTTGCGAAGCGGCCGCTGCGCTGGCTCGAGATGATCGACCAGTACGGCATCACCACCGGCGGCGGCCCCAACCTCGCCTACGACCTGTGTCTGCGGCGGATCAAGGACGACGAGATCGAACAGCTCGACCTCTCCCGCTGGGAGACGGCCGTCAACGGCGCGGAGCCCGTACGGGCCGAGACCATGGACGCCTTCGCCGAGCGCTTCGCCCCCGCCGGCTTCCGCAAGGAGGCCTTCTACCCCTGCTACGGGCTCGCCGAGTCCACCCTGCTCGTCAGCGGCAAGGAGCCGGGCGAGATGGCTGCCTCGCGGGTGGTGGACGCTGCCGACCTCGAACACCACCGGCTGCGGCCCGCCCCGCAGGGCAGGCCCGCCCGGACGCTGGTGAGCTCCGGCCGCCCGCAGAACTGCGAGGTGGTCATCGTCGACCCGGCCAGCTGCAGAAAGCTTCCGTCCGGTGTGGTGGGCGAGGTGTGGATACGGGGCGAGAGCGTGGCCCGCGGCTACTGGAACCGCCCGCTGGAGAACGCCCACGCCTTCAACGGCGCCACCGAGGACGGCGACGAAGGCTATCTGCGCACCGGAGACCTGGGCGTCATGGACGGCGACGAGCTCTACATCACCGGGCGGATGAAGGACATCATGATCGTGGCGGGCCGTAACCTCTACCCGCAGGACATCGAGCGCAGCGTCCAGCGCGTGAGCGCGCTCTTCGGCTCCAGCGCCGCCTTCGCCGTGGAGTCGGACCGCGACCATGTCGTCGTCGTCCAGGAGGTGCGCACCGGCTCGGGCTTCGAGGCCGAGCTGGCCTCGCTCTCCGCCGCGGTACGGATGTGCGTGTCCAAGGAGTTCGAGGTCGCGGCCGAGAACGTCCTGCTGGTCCGCCCCGGCACCGTACGCCGCACCACCAGCGGCAAGCTCCAGCGCACCGCCATGCGCCGGCTCTTCCTCGACGGGCGGATCCAGCCGTTGCACGAGGTGCTGCACCCGGAGGTGCGCCGACTGGTCACCGTGGGCGCCGGCCACGAAGTCCACGACGGAGCCGGCGGATGA